TGGCCACGGCTCAGCGACTCTCTGATCAGACTCGCAAAAGAACGGGAAAGTTCCCTCGCGGGAGTCTGATCACTCTTCGGCCAGATCGCCCTGAAGCTCCTCAACCTCAGAACGAAACCGTGAGCCCTTGTTGTTCAGCGATTCAGATTGTTCGCACCAAGAGGATGCAAGAATAAATTGTCGCTGTCAAGGGCGCCGCGGTTCCTCAGAGTGCTGCGTCAAGGCGCAAGGGTAGCGATCCGGACGGCGCTCCCTAGGCCGAGAGGCGGCGACGTCGGTAAAGGGCAGGACGCCTTCAAGGCTTCCGAGAACTATCCCCCGGGCCGGGTGCCAGCACTGCCAGCACCAGCAGGCGTTCGGTTCCCGGGTTGGCGATGCCGTGGGGCTCGCCGGCGGGGGCGACGAGGAGGTCGCCAGCGGTCATCGGCAGCTCGTCTTCAGCGAGCAGGAAGCGGCCGCTACCAGACACCACGTAGTACATCTTGTCCATGTCGTCATG
The genomic region above belongs to Acidobacteriota bacterium and contains:
- a CDS encoding cupin domain-containing protein is translated as MKILRPENEAVFRNDKMGKATLFQSPHLLVGLNAFQAGQSHRLHVHDDMDKMYYVVSGSGRFLLAEDELPMTAGDLLVAPAGEPHGIANPGTERLLVLAVLAPGPGDSSRKP